One segment of Neobacillus endophyticus DNA contains the following:
- the dnaJ gene encoding molecular chaperone DnaJ: MSKRDYYEVLGVEKSASKDEIKKAYRKLSKKYHPDINKEPDAADKFKEITEAYEVLSDDQKRSHYDQFGHSDPNQGFGGFGGGADFGGFGGFEDIFNTFFGGGSSRRRDPNAPRQGADLQYTMTVSFEEAAFGKETDIEIPREETCETCNGSGAKPGTKPETCRHCNGSGQISVEQNTPFGRIVNRRTCQYCNGTGKEIKQKCSTCGGKGKVKKHRKIHVKIPAGIDDGQQLRMAGQGEAGVNGGPSGDLYVVFHVRPHEFFERDGDDIYCEMPITFVQAALGDEIEVPTLHGKVKLKVPAGTQTGTRFRLKGKGVPNVRGYGIGDQHIQVRIITPTKLSDKQKQLLREFGDISGNAPLGEHEESFFSKVKRAFKGE; this comes from the coding sequence ATGAGTAAAAGGGATTACTATGAAGTACTTGGGGTTGAAAAAAGTGCTTCTAAGGATGAAATAAAAAAAGCTTATCGCAAGCTGTCGAAAAAATATCACCCAGATATTAATAAAGAACCAGATGCAGCCGATAAATTTAAAGAAATCACTGAAGCTTATGAAGTATTAAGTGATGATCAAAAAAGGTCACATTATGATCAATTTGGCCATTCTGACCCAAATCAGGGCTTTGGCGGTTTCGGTGGTGGAGCAGATTTTGGGGGCTTTGGCGGCTTTGAAGATATTTTTAATACATTTTTCGGCGGCGGCTCTTCCCGCAGAAGAGATCCGAATGCGCCTAGGCAGGGTGCTGACCTTCAGTACACCATGACGGTATCGTTTGAAGAAGCAGCATTTGGAAAAGAAACAGATATCGAAATTCCGCGAGAAGAAACTTGTGAAACATGTAATGGCTCAGGAGCAAAACCGGGTACAAAACCGGAAACATGCCGCCATTGTAATGGATCCGGACAAATAAGCGTGGAACAAAATACACCATTTGGCAGAATCGTTAACCGCCGAACATGCCAATACTGTAATGGAACAGGTAAAGAAATAAAACAAAAATGTTCCACTTGCGGCGGCAAGGGAAAAGTGAAAAAACACCGGAAAATCCATGTGAAAATACCGGCAGGAATTGATGACGGTCAGCAGTTGCGCATGGCAGGGCAAGGAGAAGCAGGAGTTAATGGAGGACCATCTGGGGACCTTTATGTTGTTTTCCATGTTCGTCCTCATGAGTTTTTTGAAAGGGATGGCGATGACATCTATTGTGAAATGCCAATCACTTTCGTTCAAGCAGCATTAGGTGATGAAATCGAAGTACCAACATTACATGGTAAAGTGAAGTTAAAAGTACCAGCAGGAACGCAGACAGGAACAAGATTCCGTTTAAAAGGAAAAGGTGTTCCAAATGTCCGTGGTTATGGTATTGGGGATCAACATATTCAAGTGAGAATAATTACCCCAACAAAGTTGTCTGACAAGCAGAAACAGCTATTGCGTGAATTTGGTGACATTAGTGGGAATGCGCCGCTTGGTGAACATGAAGAGAGCTTTTTTTCAAAAGTAAAACGGGCCTTTAAAGGCGAGTAA
- the hemW gene encoding radical SAM family heme chaperone HemW yields MINAAYLHIPFCEHICHYCDFNKVFLKGQPVNDYLDALEKEMKLTLESFPAAELHSIFVGGGTPTSLNERQLSRFCESINNHLPKAKNIEFTFEANPGDLSKEKLQILRDAGVNRLSLGVQTFNDDLLERIGRVHRAKDVFQTVENAKISGFENISVDLIYSLPTQTMADFKETLMTAFSLNIPHYSAYSLIIEPKTIFYNLMKKGKLPIGGEDLEAQMYEVLMDEMTKHGFQQYEISNFSRTGYESKHNLTYWDNEYYYGFGAGAHSYVNGFRRSNIGPVNKYIESLKSGKAPVFENHQVTKAEQMEEEMFLGLRKAEGVSITQFHHKFLEDPLKLFQNEINELSEKKWIEVEGDNIYLTKQGRLLGNEVFQAFLGVV; encoded by the coding sequence ATGATCAATGCTGCATATTTGCATATCCCTTTTTGTGAGCATATTTGCCATTATTGTGATTTTAATAAGGTGTTTTTAAAAGGTCAGCCAGTAAATGACTACTTAGATGCCCTTGAAAAAGAAATGAAGCTGACACTCGAGTCTTTTCCTGCTGCCGAATTACACTCGATTTTTGTAGGGGGTGGGACACCTACATCCTTAAACGAACGACAGCTCAGCCGATTTTGTGAAAGTATTAACAACCATTTACCTAAAGCAAAGAATATAGAGTTTACATTTGAAGCCAATCCGGGAGATTTATCGAAAGAAAAACTGCAAATATTAAGGGATGCAGGGGTGAATCGACTCAGTTTAGGTGTCCAAACTTTTAATGATGATCTATTGGAAAGAATCGGTCGTGTCCATCGGGCAAAAGATGTTTTTCAAACGGTAGAAAATGCAAAGATATCCGGTTTTGAAAATATCAGCGTCGATCTAATATACAGCTTGCCGACACAAACGATGGCTGATTTCAAAGAAACATTAATGACCGCTTTTTCCTTGAATATCCCTCATTATTCCGCCTATTCATTAATCATTGAGCCCAAGACGATTTTTTATAATTTAATGAAAAAAGGTAAACTTCCGATAGGCGGGGAAGATTTGGAAGCACAAATGTACGAAGTATTGATGGATGAGATGACAAAACATGGTTTCCAGCAATATGAAATCAGTAATTTTTCCCGCACGGGGTATGAAAGTAAGCATAATTTAACGTATTGGGATAATGAGTATTATTATGGTTTTGGTGCTGGTGCCCATAGTTATGTAAATGGCTTCCGACGTTCTAATATAGGGCCTGTGAATAAATATATCGAAAGTTTAAAAAGCGGCAAGGCTCCTGTTTTCGAAAACCATCAAGTAACAAAAGCAGAACAAATGGAAGAAGAAATGTTTTTAGGATTAAGAAAAGCAGAGGGTGTTTCCATCACACAGTTTCACCATAAATTTTTAGAAGACCCTCTTAAGTTGTTTCAAAATGAAATCAATGAGTTGTCGGAGAAAAAGTGGATAGAAGTTGAAGGGGATAATATATATTTAACTAAACAAGGTCGGCTCCTGGGAAATGAAGTATTTCAAGCTTTTTTGGGTGTGGTGTAA
- the gpr gene encoding GPR endopeptidase: MKQAIDLSQYSVRTDLAIEAREMVLAQSVEQGENLSQIEGVIIKEKNIDDIKISLVEVTKQGEAQLGKKAGRYLTLEVQGIRDQNTDVQKKVEEIFAGEFSNFLESSGVKKTDSCLIVGLGNWNVTPDALGPMVCENLLITRHLFQLQPENIDEGYRSVSALAPGVMGLTGIETSDIIFGVVEKSKPDFVIAIDALASRSIERVNSTIQISDTGIHPGSGVGNKRKELSKETLGIPVIAIGVPTVVDAVSITSDTIDFILKHFGKEMREGNKPSRALAPAGMNFGKRQKLTDEDLPDEKHRKTFLGIIGTLQEDEKRKLIYEVLSPLGHNLMVTPKEVDVFIEDMANLIANGLNSSLHSSIDQENAGYFTR, translated from the coding sequence ATGAAGCAAGCTATTGATTTAAGTCAATACTCTGTTCGAACCGATTTGGCAATTGAAGCTAGAGAAATGGTGCTTGCACAATCCGTAGAGCAGGGAGAGAACCTTTCGCAAATTGAAGGAGTCATCATAAAAGAAAAGAATATTGACGATATAAAAATTTCATTAGTAGAAGTGACAAAACAAGGAGAAGCACAATTAGGGAAAAAAGCGGGAAGATACTTAACACTTGAAGTTCAAGGTATTCGTGATCAAAACACAGATGTACAGAAAAAAGTGGAAGAAATTTTTGCTGGGGAATTTTCCAATTTTCTAGAAAGCAGCGGAGTCAAAAAAACAGATTCTTGTTTGATCGTCGGTCTCGGCAACTGGAATGTAACACCAGATGCTCTTGGACCGATGGTTTGTGAAAATTTATTAATCACAAGGCATTTATTTCAACTGCAGCCGGAAAATATTGACGAAGGATACCGTTCAGTAAGTGCACTTGCACCAGGGGTTATGGGTCTTACCGGAATTGAAACAAGCGATATTATTTTTGGTGTTGTTGAAAAGTCGAAGCCCGATTTTGTTATAGCTATTGACGCCTTAGCCTCTCGCTCTATTGAAAGAGTGAATTCTACCATTCAAATTTCTGATACAGGTATTCATCCTGGTTCGGGGGTGGGGAATAAACGAAAAGAACTAAGTAAAGAAACTTTGGGAATTCCCGTCATTGCCATTGGTGTTCCGACTGTAGTTGACGCTGTGTCAATCACAAGCGATACCATTGACTTTATATTGAAACATTTTGGTAAAGAAATGCGTGAAGGGAATAAGCCTTCAAGGGCGCTGGCTCCTGCAGGAATGAATTTTGGGAAACGTCAAAAATTGACTGATGAAGATCTGCCGGATGAAAAACATCGAAAAACATTCCTTGGCATTATCGGAACTTTACAAGAAGATGAAAAAAGAAAATTAATTTATGAGGTATTATCCCCACTTGGTCATAATTTAATGGTAACGCCAAAGGAAGTTGACGTTTTTATTGAGGATATGGCTAACCTGATTGCCAACGGATTAAATTCATCCCTGCATAGCTCTATTGATCAGGAGAATGCGGGTTATTTTACAAGATAA
- the grpE gene encoding nucleotide exchange factor GrpE yields MTNEKKHTLDETTEEFNNAETVELTEESAIDEAAETMKSKTETVEESNSVNDYLQEIQALNHKLEEAENRYLRLHADFENFRRRTRLDQESNEKYRAQKLIAELLPVLDNFERALNIEAENEQTKSLLQGMDMVFRSFFDALKKEGVEAIETVGKEFDPHQHHAVMQGEDTNYGPNIVIEEFQKGYVLKDRVIRPAMVKVNQ; encoded by the coding sequence TTGACGAATGAAAAGAAACATACACTAGACGAAACAACAGAAGAATTCAATAATGCTGAAACTGTTGAACTTACTGAAGAAAGTGCGATTGATGAGGCAGCTGAAACGATGAAGTCGAAGACGGAAACAGTTGAAGAGTCTAATTCGGTAAATGACTATCTTCAAGAAATTCAAGCCTTAAATCATAAACTGGAAGAAGCTGAAAATCGTTATTTGCGTTTGCATGCTGATTTTGAAAATTTTCGCCGCCGAACAAGATTGGATCAAGAGTCTAATGAAAAATATCGGGCGCAAAAATTAATTGCGGAATTACTTCCAGTATTAGATAACTTTGAACGAGCTTTGAACATTGAAGCGGAAAATGAGCAGACAAAATCATTGCTTCAGGGAATGGACATGGTATTTCGCAGCTTTTTTGATGCATTAAAAAAAGAAGGTGTCGAAGCCATTGAGACTGTAGGCAAGGAATTTGATCCGCATCAGCACCATGCGGTTATGCAAGGTGAAGATACAAATTATGGTCCGAACATTGTTATTGAAGAATTCCAAAAAGGTTATGTATTAAAGGATCGAGTGATTCGACCTGCGATGGTTAAAGTAAATCAATAG
- the rpsT gene encoding 30S ribosomal protein S20, with translation MPNIKSAIKRVKTSEARNAQNTMDKSSMRTAVKKAEAALSVKDAAAAKESLVAASSKLDKAAAKGLIHKNAAARKKSRLMKKANSL, from the coding sequence ATGCCTAACATTAAATCTGCGATTAAGCGTGTGAAAACTAGCGAAGCTCGTAATGCTCAAAATACGATGGACAAATCTTCTATGCGTACGGCTGTAAAGAAAGCAGAAGCTGCTCTTTCTGTTAAAGATGCTGCTGCTGCTAAAGAATCTCTAGTTGCTGCTTCTAGCAAATTAGACAAAGCTGCTGCTAAAGGTCTAATCCACAAAAATGCTGCTGCCCGCAAAAAATCACGTCTAATGAAAAAAGCAAACAGCCTATAA
- the dnaK gene encoding molecular chaperone DnaK — MSKIIGIDLGTTNSCVAVLEGGEAKVIPNPEGNRTSPSVVAFKNGERQVGEVAKRQAITNPNTIISIKRHMGSDYKVEVEGKNYTPQEVSAIILQYLKSYAEDYLGEPVTKAVITVPAYFNDAQRQATKDAGKIAGLEVERIINEPTAAALAYGLDKTDQDQTILVYDLGGGTFDVSILELGDGVFEVKATAGDNRLGGDDFDQVIIDYLVEQFKKENGIDLSQDKMAIQRLKDAAEKAKKDLSGVTSTQISLPFITAGPAGPLHLDVQMTRAKFEELSAQLVERTMGPTRQALSDAGLTAADLDKVILVGGSTRIPAVQEAIKKATGKEPHRGVNPDEVVAMGAAIQGGVITGDVKDVVLLDVTPLSLGIETMGGVFTKLIDRNTTIPTSKSQVFSTAADNQTAVDIHVLQGERPMATDNKTLGRFQLADIPPAPRGIPQIEVTFDIDKNGIVNVRAKDLGTNKEQQITIKSSTGLSDEEIQKMVREAETNAEADKLRKEEAELRNEADQLVFTTEKTLKDLEGKVDAAEVSNANEAKDALKKAIEANDLTEMRAKKDALQQIVQDLTVKLYQQAAGQAQQGEDAAENTAGKNDNVVDAEFEEVKDEK, encoded by the coding sequence ATGAGTAAAATTATTGGTATCGATTTAGGTACAACGAACTCTTGTGTGGCTGTACTCGAAGGCGGGGAAGCAAAAGTAATCCCTAATCCTGAAGGTAACCGTACATCTCCATCTGTTGTTGCCTTTAAAAATGGTGAGCGCCAGGTAGGAGAAGTAGCGAAACGCCAGGCTATTACAAACCCTAATACGATTATTTCGATTAAACGTCATATGGGTTCAGACTACAAAGTGGAGGTTGAAGGCAAGAATTATACTCCTCAAGAAGTTTCTGCCATCATCCTTCAGTATTTAAAATCTTATGCAGAAGATTACCTTGGGGAACCAGTAACAAAAGCGGTTATTACGGTTCCCGCCTACTTTAATGATGCTCAGCGCCAAGCAACGAAAGATGCTGGTAAAATTGCCGGGCTTGAAGTTGAAAGAATTATCAATGAGCCGACTGCAGCTGCACTGGCTTATGGATTAGATAAAACAGATCAAGATCAAACCATCCTTGTATATGACCTTGGTGGAGGTACATTTGACGTATCTATTCTTGAACTTGGAGACGGTGTGTTTGAAGTAAAAGCAACAGCAGGTGATAATCGCCTTGGCGGAGATGATTTCGACCAAGTGATCATTGATTATCTCGTTGAACAATTTAAAAAAGAAAATGGCATTGACCTTTCTCAAGATAAAATGGCTATACAACGTTTAAAAGATGCTGCCGAAAAAGCGAAAAAGGATCTTTCAGGTGTAACTTCTACACAAATTTCCTTGCCGTTTATTACTGCAGGTCCTGCTGGCCCACTTCATTTGGATGTACAAATGACAAGAGCAAAATTTGAGGAATTATCCGCTCAATTAGTTGAACGTACAATGGGACCTACTCGCCAAGCGCTTAGTGATGCGGGATTAACAGCTGCAGACCTTGATAAAGTTATTTTAGTTGGCGGATCAACACGGATTCCAGCTGTTCAGGAAGCAATTAAAAAAGCGACTGGAAAAGAGCCTCACCGTGGTGTTAACCCGGATGAAGTAGTAGCAATGGGTGCTGCGATTCAAGGCGGCGTTATAACAGGAGACGTGAAGGATGTTGTTTTACTTGATGTAACTCCACTTTCATTAGGGATCGAAACAATGGGTGGCGTGTTTACGAAATTAATCGATCGCAATACAACAATTCCAACATCAAAATCACAAGTATTCTCTACTGCTGCTGATAACCAAACAGCTGTTGATATTCACGTTCTTCAGGGTGAACGTCCTATGGCAACCGACAATAAAACTTTAGGCCGTTTCCAATTAGCAGATATTCCTCCGGCTCCGCGTGGAATACCGCAAATCGAAGTAACGTTTGATATTGATAAAAACGGTATTGTTAACGTACGTGCCAAAGACCTTGGAACAAATAAAGAACAACAAATTACCATTAAATCATCCACAGGTCTTTCTGATGAAGAAATCCAAAAAATGGTCAGAGAAGCGGAAACGAATGCAGAAGCAGACAAACTTCGTAAAGAAGAAGCAGAGCTTCGCAATGAAGCAGATCAACTCGTCTTTACAACAGAAAAAACATTAAAAGACCTTGAAGGTAAAGTGGATGCTGCTGAAGTTTCCAATGCAAATGAAGCTAAAGATGCTTTGAAGAAGGCCATTGAAGCAAATGACTTAACAGAAATGCGTGCCAAAAAGGATGCGTTACAGCAAATTGTTCAAGACTTAACTGTTAAGTTGTATCAACAAGCAGCAGGTCAGGCGCAGCAAGGAGAAGATGCGGCCGAAAATACTGCAGGTAAAAACGACAATGTTGTAGACGCGGAATTTGAAGAAGTAAAAGACGAAAAGTAA
- a CDS encoding DUF3679 domain-containing protein, producing MKMFIFKSFCLFSLLFIAVLTGMQMANNGIQKMKGYEDPQKNNVISLQGEDQNQHAAILENDLSSHDMNAKKKKLEELSAVNFFSSIGRKMSDGLTNASAKMIDQITK from the coding sequence ATGAAAATGTTTATCTTTAAAAGTTTTTGTTTATTTTCCCTTTTGTTTATTGCCGTACTAACTGGTATGCAAATGGCGAATAATGGAATTCAAAAAATGAAAGGATATGAAGACCCCCAAAAAAATAACGTCATTTCCCTTCAAGGAGAAGATCAAAACCAACATGCCGCCATACTTGAAAATGATCTCTCAAGTCATGATATGAATGCAAAAAAGAAAAAGTTAGAAGAGCTCAGTGCAGTTAATTTTTTTTCGTCAATCGGAAGGAAAATGTCAGATGGGTTAACCAATGCTTCGGCCAAAATGATTGATCAAATAACAAAATAA
- a CDS encoding YqzM family protein, translating to MNEFEKNVQSKRNDAIDSGVGFGVSFLFFAIIFIIATVVKQIGS from the coding sequence GTGAACGAATTTGAAAAAAATGTGCAAAGTAAACGGAACGATGCAATTGATTCCGGGGTAGGTTTCGGCGTTTCTTTTTTATTTTTTGCCATCATCTTTATTATTGCAACGGTTGTTAAGCAAATTGGTTCGTAA
- the lepA gene encoding translation elongation factor 4: MNREERLKRQDKIRNFSIIAHIDHGKSTLADRILEKTNALSSREMKDQLLDSMDLERERGITIKLNAVQLKYKAKDGEEYIFHLIDTPGHVDFTYEVSRSLAACEGAILVVDAAQGIEAQTLANVYLALDNNLEILPVINKIDLPSADPERVRNEIEEVIGLDASEAVLASAKAGIGIEEILEQIVENVPAPSGDPDAPLKALIFDSLYDAYRGVVAYIRVVDGTVKIGDKIKMMATGAEFEVTEVGVFTPKAVLRDELSVGDVGFLTASIKNVADTRVGDTITNAKNGSTDPLPGYRKLNPMVYCGLYPIDTAKFNDLREALEKLQLNDSALQFEPETSQALGFGFRCGFLGLLHMEIIQERIEREFKIDLITTAPSVIYHVHLTDGSQINVDNPSNMPDPQKIDRIEEPYVKAAIMSPNDYVGAIMELCQQKRGIFIDMQYMDENRVSIIYEIPLSEIVYDFFDQLKSSTRGYASFDYELIGYKPSKLVKMDILLNGETVDALSFIVHKDFAYERGKVIVEKLKELIPRQQFEVPVQAAIGTKIVARSSIKAMRKNVLAKCYGGDISRKRKLLEKQKEGKKRMKQVGSVEVPQEAFMAVLKMDDNNSKK; the protein is encoded by the coding sequence ATGAACAGAGAAGAAAGACTCAAACGACAAGATAAAATCAGAAATTTTTCAATCATTGCTCATATAGATCATGGTAAATCAACATTGGCTGATCGAATTCTTGAAAAAACAAATGCGCTGTCTTCACGCGAAATGAAAGACCAGCTGTTGGACTCAATGGATCTGGAAAGAGAACGCGGTATAACGATTAAATTAAATGCCGTACAGCTGAAATATAAAGCAAAAGATGGCGAAGAATATATTTTTCATTTGATTGATACCCCTGGGCACGTCGACTTTACGTACGAGGTTTCCAGAAGTCTTGCTGCATGCGAAGGAGCCATCCTGGTTGTAGACGCTGCACAAGGAATTGAAGCACAAACACTGGCAAATGTTTATCTGGCACTTGATAACAATTTGGAAATTCTGCCGGTCATTAATAAAATTGACTTGCCAAGCGCTGATCCGGAACGAGTTCGGAACGAAATAGAAGAAGTTATCGGCCTAGATGCTTCAGAAGCAGTTCTTGCTTCTGCAAAAGCTGGAATCGGTATCGAAGAGATACTTGAGCAGATTGTGGAAAATGTTCCTGCCCCTTCTGGTGACCCAGATGCACCACTAAAAGCATTGATTTTTGATTCGCTTTATGATGCCTACCGCGGAGTCGTTGCATACATTCGTGTGGTAGATGGAACCGTAAAAATTGGCGATAAAATCAAAATGATGGCTACCGGAGCAGAATTTGAAGTTACCGAAGTTGGAGTATTTACGCCAAAAGCTGTTCTTAGAGATGAATTATCAGTAGGTGATGTAGGATTCTTAACTGCTTCCATTAAAAATGTGGCTGATACTCGTGTTGGTGATACCATTACCAATGCGAAAAATGGGTCAACCGATCCGTTACCTGGTTACCGGAAATTGAATCCAATGGTATACTGCGGTCTCTATCCAATTGATACTGCGAAATTTAATGACTTGCGCGAAGCATTGGAAAAATTGCAATTAAATGATTCGGCCTTGCAATTTGAACCTGAAACATCACAGGCTTTAGGATTTGGTTTCCGCTGCGGATTTCTTGGACTGCTTCATATGGAAATCATTCAGGAACGGATCGAACGGGAATTTAAAATCGATTTAATTACAACAGCACCAAGTGTAATCTATCATGTTCATTTGACAGATGGCTCACAAATCAATGTAGATAACCCGTCGAATATGCCGGATCCGCAAAAAATTGACCGAATTGAAGAGCCTTATGTAAAAGCGGCTATTATGTCTCCGAATGATTATGTAGGAGCCATCATGGAACTGTGTCAGCAAAAGCGGGGAATTTTTATTGATATGCAGTACATGGATGAAAATCGTGTAAGCATTATATATGAAATTCCGTTGTCTGAAATTGTATATGATTTCTTTGATCAATTAAAATCAAGCACAAGAGGCTATGCATCATTTGACTATGAATTGATTGGCTACAAACCTTCAAAGCTCGTGAAGATGGATATTTTATTAAATGGGGAAACAGTGGATGCATTAAGCTTTATTGTCCACAAAGATTTCGCTTACGAACGCGGGAAAGTCATCGTAGAAAAATTAAAAGAATTAATTCCGAGACAGCAATTTGAGGTTCCGGTTCAAGCTGCAATAGGTACTAAAATCGTAGCGCGTTCTTCTATTAAAGCCATGAGGAAAAACGTTTTGGCAAAATGTTACGGGGGAGATATATCCCGTAAACGGAAGTTGCTAGAGAAGCAAAAAGAAGGTAAGAAAAGGATGAAGCAGGTTGGTTCAGTAGAGGTACCTCAGGAAGCTTTCATGGCTGTCTTGAAGATGGATGATAATAATTCCAAAAAATAA
- the holA gene encoding DNA polymerase III subunit delta: MVLDIWRKIKQKEIAPIYLLYGTEAFLINETKQMLLHQILNEEEMDFNYSVYDLEETPVELAIEDAETFPFFGEKKVIFLHNPVFLTAEKSKEKVDHNLTKLEAYIKEPAPYTVVVISAPFEKLDERKKITKELKRNAELIEAKKLTEQELKNWLKDKAKSCGIEFEADAVDHLLTLVGTNMFMLSNEVEKLSLYAAEEKRISSDLVEKLAARSLEQNIFTLIERIVQRKPDEALKIYYDLLKQNEEPLKILALISGQFRLIYQAKELSRKGYGQQQIAGYLKTHPFRVKLALGQASRFSDEELGHLIGLLAEADYQMKTGGMNKSLLIEMLLFRLNK; encoded by the coding sequence ATGGTTTTAGATATTTGGCGAAAAATTAAACAAAAGGAAATTGCTCCTATTTATTTATTATATGGAACAGAGGCATTTTTAATCAATGAAACAAAGCAGATGCTTCTGCATCAAATTTTAAATGAAGAGGAAATGGATTTTAATTATTCTGTTTATGATTTAGAGGAAACCCCTGTTGAATTGGCTATCGAGGATGCGGAAACATTTCCATTTTTCGGCGAAAAAAAAGTCATTTTTTTACATAACCCCGTTTTTTTAACAGCAGAAAAGTCGAAAGAAAAGGTTGATCATAATCTAACAAAACTAGAGGCATATATAAAAGAACCGGCCCCATATACAGTCGTAGTTATTTCTGCTCCATTTGAAAAACTTGATGAACGGAAGAAAATAACAAAAGAATTAAAGAGAAATGCCGAATTAATAGAAGCGAAAAAATTAACGGAGCAAGAGTTAAAAAATTGGTTAAAAGATAAAGCCAAATCCTGCGGGATTGAATTCGAGGCAGATGCGGTTGATCATTTACTAACCCTTGTTGGGACAAATATGTTTATGCTTTCAAATGAAGTGGAAAAACTCTCATTATATGCAGCGGAAGAAAAAAGAATTAGTTCAGACTTAGTTGAAAAATTAGCGGCAAGATCTTTGGAGCAAAATATTTTTACTTTGATCGAAAGAATCGTGCAGCGTAAACCAGATGAAGCACTTAAGATTTATTATGATTTATTAAAGCAAAATGAAGAGCCTTTAAAAATATTGGCCTTGATATCTGGGCAATTTAGGCTGATTTATCAAGCGAAAGAGCTTTCCAGAAAAGGCTATGGGCAGCAGCAAATTGCTGGATACCTTAAAACACATCCTTTTCGTGTGAAACTTGCTCTCGGACAAGCTTCCCGGTTTTCAGATGAAGAGTTGGGACATCTAATTGGGCTGCTTGCAGAGGCTGACTATCAAATGAAAACAGGCGGTATGAATAAATCCCTTTTGATTGAAATGCTTTTGTTTCGATTAAATAAATAA
- the hrcA gene encoding heat-inducible transcriptional repressor HrcA, giving the protein MLTDRQLLILQVIVDDFIRSAQPVGSRSLSKKEEISFSSATIRNEMADLEDLGYLEKTHTSSGRVPSEKGYRYYVDHLLSPQVLTRNDISVIQSIFAEKIFEFEEIIQKSAKILSDLTNYTSIVLGPTVNENKLKKIQIVPLNKETAVAIFVTDTGHVENRTFSLPSSIDASDIEKMVNILNERLTMVPLEDLNDKIYKEVAVLLKQHIHDYDLMLHIFAQLLKVPTTEKLFFGGKMNMLSIPEFHDISKVRNLLTIIDQEEWISNLRKDTKGIHVKIGSENNNSAMDDCSLITASYSAGNEQLGTIAILGPTRMEYSRVISLLQFISKDLTAVLTKLYQSN; this is encoded by the coding sequence TTGTTAACAGATCGTCAATTGTTGATTCTTCAGGTTATTGTTGATGACTTTATTCGATCTGCACAACCTGTCGGCTCAAGAAGTTTGTCGAAGAAAGAAGAGATATCCTTTAGTTCGGCAACAATTCGAAATGAAATGGCCGATCTTGAAGACTTGGGGTACTTAGAGAAAACTCATACCTCATCAGGACGTGTTCCATCTGAAAAAGGTTATCGCTATTACGTCGACCATTTGCTTTCGCCTCAGGTTTTAACAAGGAACGATATTTCCGTTATTCAGTCTATTTTTGCAGAGAAAATTTTTGAATTTGAAGAAATTATTCAAAAATCCGCGAAAATTTTATCTGATTTGACTAACTATACATCCATTGTTCTTGGTCCTACGGTAAACGAAAATAAGTTGAAAAAAATACAAATCGTTCCTTTAAATAAAGAGACGGCTGTAGCCATTTTTGTAACAGATACAGGGCATGTTGAGAACAGAACTTTTTCACTTCCATCATCGATCGATGCCAGTGACATTGAAAAGATGGTTAATATACTTAATGAACGTCTAACAATGGTTCCGTTGGAAGATTTAAATGATAAAATCTACAAGGAAGTTGCCGTGCTTTTAAAACAGCATATACATGATTATGACTTAATGCTGCACATATTTGCGCAGTTGTTAAAAGTACCGACAACTGAGAAACTTTTCTTTGGCGGCAAGATGAATATGCTTAGTATTCCGGAATTTCATGATATTTCGAAAGTACGTAACTTACTGACAATCATCGATCAAGAGGAATGGATCTCTAATCTAAGAAAAGATACAAAAGGCATCCATGTTAAAATTGGCAGTGAAAACAATAATAGTGCAATGGATGACTGTAGTTTGATTACTGCCTCATATTCAGCCGGCAATGAACAATTAGGAACAATTGCTATACTTGGACCAACAAGGATGGAATATTCTCGAGTTATCAGTTTACTGCAATTTATAAGCAAGGATTTAACAGCTGTTTTAACCAAATTGTATCAAAGTAATTAA